One window from the genome of Propionispora hippei DSM 15287 encodes:
- a CDS encoding NAD(P)H-dependent glycerol-3-phosphate dehydrogenase, giving the protein MSKVTIIGAGAMGSALVVPLITNGHEVRLWGTELDNKIIRDLKNGKDHPKHKYPLPKAVKPFSEEELPAAMEDTDMVIMGITSDALGMIFERVVPYLKPGMIIGSVTKGFEYATDGRVVLLPDILKEKLPAELKDSISFVFIGGPCKAIEVVWESPTSVCYSSANLEAAKKLQATLMTPVYRVEANTDVIGTEICAAMKNAYAVGLGMAEGFKKRKGFLHNNTKSALFTFAVAEMGILSRALGGSLVSVYGLPGVGDLEVTGEAGRNRTLGEVIGEGLTASQAVAKMKAEGITVEGYPAIRFGYLMAKQLEQEQKLFLKELPLLAGLYAILYEDAPAYETVTILLQQCTGAYKQ; this is encoded by the coding sequence ATGTCAAAAGTAACCATCATTGGTGCAGGTGCTATGGGAAGCGCACTGGTTGTGCCGCTTATCACGAACGGCCATGAAGTACGGCTCTGGGGTACGGAGCTGGACAACAAAATCATACGAGACCTTAAGAACGGCAAAGATCATCCAAAGCATAAGTATCCCCTGCCGAAGGCAGTTAAGCCCTTCTCGGAAGAAGAGCTTCCTGCAGCCATGGAAGATACCGATATGGTGATCATGGGAATTACGTCCGATGCTTTGGGCATGATTTTTGAGCGGGTCGTTCCTTACCTAAAACCAGGTATGATCATTGGCAGTGTGACTAAGGGTTTTGAATACGCTACAGACGGCCGCGTAGTATTGCTGCCGGACATATTAAAAGAAAAGCTTCCTGCCGAACTGAAGGATTCTATTTCATTTGTGTTTATCGGCGGTCCCTGTAAAGCCATTGAAGTAGTTTGGGAATCACCCACTTCGGTCTGCTATTCCAGTGCCAACCTGGAAGCAGCCAAGAAATTGCAAGCCACTTTAATGACACCGGTATACCGGGTGGAGGCCAATACCGATGTGATTGGCACCGAAATCTGCGCTGCCATGAAAAACGCTTACGCCGTTGGTTTAGGCATGGCCGAAGGCTTCAAAAAGCGAAAAGGCTTCCTGCATAACAATACCAAATCAGCTTTATTCACCTTTGCCGTAGCTGAAATGGGCATTTTATCCCGGGCACTGGGCGGCAGCCTGGTTTCGGTATACGGACTGCCCGGCGTCGGCGACCTGGAAGTCACCGGTGAAGCCGGACGAAACCGCACATTAGGCGAAGTTATCGGCGAAGGTCTGACTGCCAGCCAAGCCGTTGCAAAAATGAAAGCCGAAGGCATTACGGTAGAAGGCTACCCGGCAATTCGTTTTGGCTACCTTATGGCCAAGCAGTTGGAGCAGGAGCAAAAACTTTTTCTTAAAGAGCTCCCCCTGCTTGCCGGTTTATATGCCATTCTCTATGAAGATGCACCGGCCTATGAAACGGTTACGATCTTGTTGCAGCAATGCACTGGAGCTTATAAGCAATAA
- a CDS encoding sigma 54-interacting transcriptional regulator, with translation MQQLQEIINQENKKNPLTDEEIAKKLGMGRSDVVKLRRSLGIGNSRQRMREPLEKAIQEIMEVSPALSERALTQKLNETGFCVSRHAVSDVWQQIKAAEVMQPVNGELVESYEQQLSGGNIEKLQTAFDALIGSQGSLRTQVELAKAAVLYPPKGLHTLIVGATGVGKSELAYCMHRFATESGNKPEDMPFVVFNCADYAETPQLLMAQLFGYVKGAFTGADADKEGLVEKANYGMLFLDEIHRLPPEGQEILYYLIDKRKFRRLGESDSFREVSLMLIAATTENIESFLLLPFRRRIPMVIELPGLAQRPLEERLRIIVSFVREEASRIQLTIRVAYNAVVALLMYECHGNIGQLRSDIQVACARSFLKHMVQKEDLLKVEINDLAPQVVKGLLYLTEQRHVVEAILQGDLEISPMDQQRYSLQETTYLLPGEVYQEIEDNYIKMENQGIDISIINRVISDELEVKVRQLIRQAQKNKRNLIRQDLEKIVGGKIINAVDRMIKLARTRLPEIDDSLFYCLSTHLAATCERLRMNSKLIVNPQFQQLQNEYPAEFELAKKMVQIASYYLGEDLPEDEIGFITMYLKAYAKKDPLNEAHVGVVVLSHGRVAEGMVQVANRLLGVEYAKALEMPLEESSETALQRALHIVRQADSGKGVLMLADMGSLVGFGKLITDSLGVVTRTVTRVNTPMVIEAVRKALLPDADIDEIASSLTWDNLSYELEEYHGTLKSKLPDAIVSICLTGQGTAEWVARMIGDFMPENLSRVKLITLGALVDEDMQSRLVQISQEYNLLAVVGTIRTIVPGIPFITAKEIVKGNGLEKLKKIVQLRRGFSGKEENQPLTTGGLLNGLIHPDLVFIKQPCRNKKEVLNILGQRLIRQGYVREQYIVSIHEREALSQTVFQEVALPHGSPEYIIKPAIAVMTLQQPIEWVDGHQVELVFMLALNSYQKDAFRKLYALLNDDRQLLKMKQSENIEQFIRVVTDGDMF, from the coding sequence ATGCAACAGTTACAAGAAATTATCAATCAAGAGAACAAAAAGAATCCCCTGACTGATGAGGAAATTGCAAAAAAGTTAGGGATGGGAAGGAGTGATGTAGTCAAGTTAAGACGTTCCCTGGGGATTGGCAATTCCCGGCAGAGAATGAGAGAACCGCTGGAAAAAGCAATTCAGGAAATCATGGAAGTTTCTCCTGCTCTGTCCGAGCGGGCATTAACACAGAAATTAAATGAAACAGGCTTTTGCGTATCGCGCCATGCGGTGAGTGACGTGTGGCAGCAGATCAAGGCCGCAGAGGTTATGCAGCCGGTTAATGGAGAGTTGGTTGAATCGTATGAACAGCAGCTTTCCGGAGGCAACATAGAAAAGCTGCAGACCGCCTTTGATGCGCTAATCGGTTCCCAGGGAAGTTTACGGACTCAGGTGGAGTTGGCCAAAGCAGCCGTTCTTTATCCGCCCAAAGGGTTACATACCCTGATTGTTGGGGCGACAGGTGTTGGCAAGAGTGAGTTAGCCTACTGTATGCACCGGTTTGCTACGGAGTCCGGCAACAAGCCGGAAGATATGCCTTTTGTCGTTTTCAATTGTGCCGACTATGCTGAAACACCGCAATTATTAATGGCCCAACTGTTCGGATATGTAAAAGGTGCCTTTACCGGTGCGGATGCCGACAAAGAAGGTCTGGTGGAAAAGGCCAATTATGGGATGCTGTTTTTGGATGAAATCCACCGTCTGCCCCCGGAAGGACAGGAAATTCTCTATTATCTGATTGATAAGAGAAAATTCCGCCGCTTAGGGGAAAGTGATTCGTTTCGTGAAGTCTCGCTCATGTTAATTGCGGCAACGACAGAAAATATTGAGTCCTTTTTGTTACTGCCTTTCCGTCGCCGTATTCCTATGGTCATAGAATTGCCGGGTCTTGCCCAGCGTCCGCTGGAAGAACGGCTTCGGATCATCGTGAGCTTTGTCAGGGAGGAGGCAAGCCGGATTCAATTGACCATCCGTGTTGCGTATAATGCTGTTGTGGCTTTACTCATGTACGAATGCCATGGCAACATTGGACAATTGCGTTCGGATATTCAGGTGGCGTGTGCCCGCTCCTTTTTAAAACACATGGTGCAAAAGGAAGATTTACTGAAAGTAGAGATTAACGATCTGGCCCCTCAGGTGGTAAAAGGCCTATTGTATTTAACCGAACAGCGTCATGTGGTAGAAGCCATTTTGCAAGGCGATCTGGAAATTTCTCCAATGGACCAGCAACGCTATTCTCTGCAGGAAACGACCTATTTATTACCTGGAGAGGTATACCAGGAAATTGAAGACAATTATATCAAAATGGAAAATCAAGGGATTGATATTTCCATTATAAACCGGGTAATTAGCGATGAGTTGGAAGTAAAAGTCCGTCAACTGATCAGGCAGGCGCAAAAAAATAAACGTAACTTAATCCGCCAGGATTTAGAGAAAATTGTCGGGGGAAAAATTATCAATGCCGTTGATCGGATGATCAAACTGGCGAGAACCCGTCTGCCGGAAATTGACGATAGTTTGTTTTACTGTCTGTCGACTCATCTGGCGGCAACATGCGAGCGGTTGCGCATGAATAGTAAACTGATTGTCAACCCGCAGTTTCAACAATTACAAAATGAATACCCGGCAGAATTTGAACTGGCCAAAAAAATGGTTCAGATTGCATCGTATTATCTGGGAGAAGATTTGCCGGAAGATGAGATCGGCTTTATCACCATGTATCTGAAGGCATATGCCAAGAAAGACCCGCTGAATGAAGCGCATGTGGGTGTTGTTGTATTATCACATGGCCGGGTAGCGGAAGGAATGGTCCAGGTGGCCAACCGGCTTTTGGGTGTGGAGTATGCCAAAGCTTTGGAAATGCCTTTGGAAGAAAGTTCGGAGACTGCTTTGCAACGGGCGCTTCATATTGTCAGACAGGCCGACAGCGGTAAAGGGGTGCTGATGCTTGCTGATATGGGATCACTGGTGGGTTTCGGTAAACTAATTACAGATTCGTTGGGAGTCGTAACGCGAACTGTGACACGGGTCAATACACCAATGGTTATTGAAGCTGTCCGTAAAGCCCTGTTGCCGGATGCGGATATTGATGAAATCGCCAGTTCTTTAACCTGGGATAATTTGAGCTATGAGCTGGAGGAATATCATGGTACTCTGAAAAGCAAGCTGCCCGATGCCATTGTCAGCATATGCCTGACCGGGCAGGGAACTGCGGAATGGGTTGCCCGAATGATTGGCGATTTTATGCCGGAAAATTTGAGTCGGGTTAAACTGATCACGCTGGGGGCTCTGGTCGATGAGGATATGCAGAGCCGGCTGGTGCAAATAAGTCAGGAGTATAATTTATTGGCGGTTGTAGGAACTATTAGAACAATTGTGCCGGGGATTCCTTTTATAACGGCAAAAGAAATCGTAAAGGGAAATGGTCTGGAAAAGCTTAAGAAAATTGTTCAACTGCGACGGGGATTTTCAGGCAAAGAGGAAAATCAGCCGTTAACTACCGGGGGCCTGTTAAATGGATTGATTCATCCGGATCTGGTGTTCATTAAGCAGCCTTGCCGCAATAAGAAGGAAGTTCTGAATATTCTTGGCCAACGTCTGATCAGGCAGGGATATGTACGCGAACAGTACATTGTATCCATTCATGAACGGGAAGCACTGTCTCAGACTGTGTTTCAGGAAGTGGCTCTGCCACACGGCAGCCCGGAGTACATCATAAAACCGGCGATTGCCGTTATGACGCTTCAGCAACCGATTGAGTGGGTTGATGGGCATCAGGTAGAACTTGTA